The window TCATGAAATCGTCGTCGATGTGCTCCTCGGCGGTCAGGAGCGCGTGTGCGATGCCCAGCGGCTCGCGCTGGTGGCAGTACGTGATGGGCACGCCCTCGTACGTGTCGCCGTAGTGGCTGATTATCTTCTCCTTCCTGTAGCCGACGACGACCAGCAGTTCGTCGGCGTCCAGCTCGACCAGCCGGTCGAAACAGTGCGTGAGAATCGGCTTCCCGGCGACCTCGACCAGCCCCTTCGGTTTGTCCTCGGTGAGCGGGCGGAGCCGCGTCCCCTCGCCCGCCGCGATGACGACTGCTTTCATACTTCGTGGCTGTGTCCTGTGGGCTAAATACCTTCCCGCTCGGGATGGCAGGGTGTGATTATTGGCATATGCTGGATTTTAGGAGAATGTTGGTGCACCTCTCTGGAAAATTTCGAGAGTATGGATTATATCCGATGTCTCAGTCTGTCAGGTGTTCATACGCCTCGGTGACCTCCTTGAACGCCTCTTCGTCGCCGTCGTCGGTGTCGGGGTGGGTCTCCTTGACGAGGCGGCGGTAGGCCTGTTTCACGTCGGTCTCGTCGGCGCCGGGTTCCAGTCCGAGGGTGGCGTACGCCTCGCCGTCCGTGGGGCCGTCGCGGGCCGCCACCCGGGCGCCGGCCCGGCCACGACTGCCGCCGGGGCCCCGCTGCTGTTGCTGGTAGCGGTACTCCCAGCGTTCGCGGCCACCCGGCGGCGTCCAGTCCTCGCGGGGGCCGGCGCCGAACCCACCACCCTGCCGTCGGTCGCCGCGCCGGCCGCGACCACCATCGGCGCGCCCGCGGCGCTCCCG of the Haloglomus salinum genome contains:
- a CDS encoding DnaJ domain-containing protein translates to MNNSRLLLGMTAVFAGLAALMVVLAAVFRDAVPLFVAAAFGGASYLFWYQGSGKLRASLYERVERRARANSGRERRGRADGGRGRRGDRRQGGGFGAGPREDWTPPGGRERWEYRYQQQQRGPGGSRGRAGARVAARDGPTDGEAYATLGLEPGADETDVKQAYRRLVKETHPDTDDGDEEAFKEVTEAYEHLTD